Proteins from a single region of Streptomyces sp. Tu 3180:
- a CDS encoding HdeD family acid-resistance protein — translation MTRSTKPHGEAAKLSRGFGWLAVLGVILVLAGLAGLVHTAVATLTTMLLFGWLLLIGGVVGLLHAVQARHTNFFWLGVVVAALNIAAGVVVLKTPEASAEALTMFAALLFLTGGVFRLVGSLVVRGPQFGWTLVQGAFGLLLGILVLASWPSSSRYVIGTFFSLALLFDGLGLIATGYGGRRIVGMVSDRLAGEEDARRTRRERPHGTDPSAAEPVQPE, via the coding sequence ATGACCCGTTCCACCAAGCCCCACGGCGAGGCGGCGAAACTGAGCCGCGGCTTCGGCTGGCTCGCCGTGCTCGGAGTGATCCTGGTCCTCGCGGGGCTGGCCGGCCTCGTCCACACCGCCGTCGCCACCCTGACCACGATGCTGCTGTTCGGCTGGCTGCTGCTGATCGGCGGCGTGGTCGGGCTGCTGCACGCCGTCCAGGCCCGGCACACCAATTTCTTCTGGCTCGGCGTGGTCGTCGCGGCCCTGAACATCGCGGCCGGCGTGGTGGTCCTGAAGACCCCGGAGGCCTCGGCCGAGGCGCTGACCATGTTCGCCGCGCTGCTGTTCCTCACCGGAGGGGTGTTCCGGCTCGTGGGCAGCCTGGTGGTGCGCGGACCGCAGTTCGGCTGGACGCTCGTGCAGGGAGCCTTCGGACTGCTCCTCGGCATCCTGGTGCTGGCCTCCTGGCCGAGCAGCAGCCGGTACGTCATCGGTACGTTCTTCTCCCTCGCCCTGCTCTTCGACGGGCTCGGCCTGATCGCCACCGGCTACGGCGGACGCAGGATCGTCGGCATGGTCTCCGACCGGCTGGCCGGTGAGGAGGACGCACGCAGGACGCGGAGGGAGCGGCCGCACGGGACGGACCCGTCGGCCGCCGAACCCGTACAACCCGAATAG
- a CDS encoding ATP-binding protein — protein sequence MDDQGRGPGPRPQGAEGPVEAGSAGPLPYEGVWRFTAPAVDVSVPQARHAVRDLLLRQGVPVADDVLQGLLLIVSELVTNAVRHAALLSPVLAVEVAVGAEWIRVSVEDNHPYRPTALEADHGRTGGRGLLLVYEITREAGGVCDVEHTASGGKVIWAALPLKPAQL from the coding sequence ATGGACGACCAGGGGCGCGGGCCCGGCCCACGCCCACAGGGCGCGGAAGGCCCCGTCGAGGCGGGGAGCGCGGGTCCGCTGCCGTACGAAGGCGTCTGGCGGTTCACCGCCCCGGCCGTCGACGTCTCGGTCCCGCAGGCCCGCCACGCCGTGCGGGACCTGCTGCTGCGCCAGGGGGTGCCGGTCGCGGACGACGTGCTGCAGGGGCTGCTGCTGATCGTCTCGGAGCTGGTCACCAACGCCGTGCGGCACGCGGCGCTGCTGTCCCCGGTGCTCGCCGTCGAGGTCGCCGTCGGCGCCGAGTGGATCCGGGTGTCCGTGGAGGACAACCACCCCTACCGCCCGACCGCCCTGGAGGCCGACCACGGCCGCACCGGCGGCCGGGGGCTGCTCCTGGTGTACGAGATCACCCGTGAGGCGGGCGGGGTGTGCGACGTCGAGCACACCGCGAGCGGCGGCAAGGTGATCTGGGCCGCCCTGCCGCTCAAACCCGCGCAGCTCTAG
- the idi gene encoding isopentenyl-diphosphate Delta-isomerase, with protein sequence MPITPATATHGASDGTAEAILLELVDEDGVTIGTAEKLAAHQPPGRLHRAFSVFLFDEFGRLLLQQRALGKYHSPGVWSNTCCGHPYPGEAPFAAASRRTFEELGVSPSLLAEAGTVRYNHPDPASGLVEQEYNHLFVGMVQSSLRPDPAEVASTAFVTPAELARRHAKDTFSSWFMTVLDAARPAVRELTGPSAGW encoded by the coding sequence ATGCCGATCACACCTGCCACCGCGACGCACGGCGCGTCGGACGGCACCGCAGAGGCGATTTTGCTGGAACTGGTCGACGAGGACGGTGTGACGATCGGCACCGCGGAGAAGCTGGCCGCCCATCAGCCGCCGGGGCGGCTGCACCGGGCGTTCTCGGTCTTCCTGTTCGACGAGTTCGGGCGGCTGCTGCTCCAGCAGCGCGCGCTGGGCAAGTACCACTCCCCCGGTGTGTGGTCCAACACCTGCTGCGGTCACCCCTATCCCGGTGAGGCGCCGTTCGCGGCGGCGTCCCGGCGGACGTTCGAGGAGCTGGGGGTCTCGCCCTCCCTGCTCGCCGAGGCCGGCACGGTCCGCTACAACCACCCGGACCCGGCCTCGGGTCTGGTGGAGCAGGAGTACAACCACCTCTTCGTCGGCATGGTGCAGTCCTCGCTGCGGCCGGACCCGGCGGAGGTGGCGTCGACGGCGTTCGTGACCCCGGCCGAGCTGGCGCGGCGGCACGCGAAGGACACGTTCTCGTCCTGGTTCATGACCGTCCTGGACGCGGCCCGCCCGGCGGTCCGGGAGCTGACGGGGCCGTCGGCCGGCTGGTGA
- a CDS encoding cation diffusion facilitator family transporter, whose product MGAGHDHGHAHGASAGGTASAAYRGRLRVALAITLGVMVTELVGGVLADSLALVADAAHMATDALGLGMALLAIHFASRPPSERRTFGYARAEILAALANCLLLLGVGGYVLYEAVQRFITPAGTEGGLTMVFGAIGLVANLVSLTLLMRGQKESLNVRGAFLEVAADALGSVAVIVAALVILTTGWTAADPVASLVIALMIVPRTWKLLRETLDVLLEAAPEGVDMARVRAHILATDGVEDVHDLHAWTITSGMPVLSAHVVVSSEVLNAIGHEKMLHELQGCLGDHFDVEHCTFQLEPHGHAEHEARLCH is encoded by the coding sequence ATGGGGGCTGGGCACGATCACGGGCACGCGCACGGCGCGTCCGCCGGCGGTACCGCGAGCGCGGCGTACCGCGGCCGGCTGCGGGTGGCGCTGGCGATCACGCTCGGCGTCATGGTGACCGAGCTCGTCGGCGGTGTGCTGGCCGACTCGCTCGCCCTGGTCGCGGACGCGGCCCACATGGCGACGGACGCCCTGGGCCTGGGTATGGCGCTGCTCGCGATCCACTTCGCGAGCCGCCCGCCGAGCGAGCGCCGCACCTTCGGCTACGCCCGCGCGGAGATACTGGCCGCGCTGGCCAACTGCCTGCTGCTGCTCGGCGTCGGCGGTTACGTGCTGTACGAGGCGGTCCAGCGGTTCATCACCCCGGCCGGCACCGAGGGCGGCCTGACGATGGTGTTCGGCGCGATCGGTCTGGTCGCCAACCTGGTGTCGCTGACGCTGCTGATGCGCGGGCAGAAGGAGAGCCTGAACGTGCGCGGCGCCTTCCTGGAGGTGGCGGCGGACGCGCTCGGCTCGGTGGCGGTGATCGTGGCCGCGCTGGTGATCCTGACCACCGGCTGGACGGCCGCCGACCCGGTCGCCTCCCTGGTGATCGCGCTGATGATCGTGCCCCGCACCTGGAAGCTGCTGCGCGAGACCCTGGACGTGCTGCTGGAGGCGGCGCCCGAGGGCGTCGACATGGCCAGGGTGCGGGCGCACATCCTGGCCACGGACGGCGTGGAGGACGTCCACGACCTGCACGCCTGGACGATCACCTCGGGGATGCCGGTGCTCTCCGCGCACGTGGTCGTCAGCTCCGAGGTCCTGAACGCCATCGGGCACGAGAAGATGCTGCACGAGCTGCAGGGCTGTCTGGGCGACCACTTCGACGTGGAGCACTGCACCTTCCAGCTGGAGCCCCACGGGCACGCGGAGCACGAGGCGCGGCTCTGCCACTGA
- the galE gene encoding UDP-glucose 4-epimerase GalE, whose amino-acid sequence MTWLITGGAGYIGAHVARAMADAGERVVALDDLSAGVPARLPADVPLVRGSSLDGDLLKRVLAEHGVTGVVHLAARKQVAESVAQPTRYYRENVGGLATLLDAVAEAGIERFVFSSSAAVYGDPGVDLITEDTPCSPVNPYGETKLAGEWLVRAAGRAHGIATVCLRYFNVAGAASPELADTGVFNIVPMVFDRLTRDEAPRIFGDDYPTPDGTCIRDYIHVADLADAHLAAARRLSGGGPAGDLTVNIGRGEGVSVRELIAVIGEVTGDTRAPLVEGRRPGDAPRAVASATRAAELLGWTARRSVHEMVDSAWRGWRAHRGN is encoded by the coding sequence ATGACATGGCTGATCACCGGCGGAGCCGGTTACATCGGGGCACACGTGGCGCGGGCCATGGCCGATGCCGGGGAGCGCGTCGTCGCGCTGGACGACCTCTCGGCCGGGGTGCCCGCGCGGCTTCCCGCCGACGTCCCGCTGGTCAGGGGCTCGTCGCTGGACGGCGACCTGCTCAAGCGGGTCCTCGCGGAGCACGGGGTGACGGGGGTCGTGCACCTCGCCGCGCGCAAGCAGGTCGCCGAGTCCGTGGCGCAGCCGACCCGGTACTACCGGGAGAACGTCGGCGGTCTCGCGACGCTCCTGGACGCCGTCGCGGAGGCCGGGATCGAACGCTTCGTGTTCTCCTCCTCCGCGGCCGTGTACGGCGACCCCGGTGTGGACCTCATCACGGAGGACACGCCCTGCTCCCCGGTGAACCCGTACGGCGAGACCAAGCTGGCCGGCGAGTGGCTGGTGCGGGCGGCGGGCCGCGCGCACGGGATCGCCACGGTGTGCCTGCGCTACTTCAACGTGGCGGGGGCGGCGTCGCCGGAGCTGGCCGACACCGGGGTCTTCAACATCGTGCCGATGGTCTTCGACCGGCTCACCCGGGACGAGGCCCCGCGGATCTTCGGCGACGACTACCCGACCCCGGACGGCACCTGCATCCGTGACTACATCCACGTGGCCGATCTGGCGGACGCCCACCTGGCGGCGGCCCGCCGGCTGTCCGGCGGGGGCCCCGCCGGCGACCTGACGGTGAACATCGGCCGCGGCGAGGGCGTCTCGGTGCGCGAGCTGATCGCGGTCATCGGCGAGGTCACCGGTGACACCCGCGCCCCGCTGGTCGAGGGCCGCCGCCCCGGTGACGCGCCCCGCGCGGTGGCGTCGGCCACCCGGGCGGCCGAACTCCTCGGCTGGACCGCCCGGCGCTCGGTGCACGAGATGGTCGACTCGGCCTGGCGGGGCTGGCGGGCGCACCGCGGCAACTGA
- a CDS encoding DUF5941 domain-containing protein gives MSTAILTGQPVPGSSLEGDLRSLGFDVRTASGTAEAEALLAAVPAGERVAVVDARFVGHLHALRLGLTDPRFELAAIPGAVTARPAGRAALARALAREDSAAGGRTAETAGDGPAAGGTTLVDGLADRIAGALDTDGADVHRPELGRLVATVPGDPQARNEARRAVAAVDDEAVRLKSAVKARDGFFTTYFISPYSRYIARWCARRGLTPNQVTTASLLTALIAAGCAATGTRGGFVAAGVLLIASFVLDCTDGQLARYSLQYSTLGAWLDATFDRAKEYAYYAGLALGAARGGDDVWALALGAMVLQTCRHVVDFSFNEANHDATANTSPTAALSDRLDSVGWTVWVRRMIVLPIGERWAMIAVLTAVTTPRITFYALLAGCALAATYTTAGRVLRSLTRRARRTDRAARALADLADSGPLAEALAGPLGAPARRLPGVAAPAVALLGGLAVVATAVSTGFGGPWTAVAACAYVLTSALAVARPLKGALDWLVPPFLRAAEYGTVLALAADADVNGALPAAYGLVSAVAYHHYDTVYRIRGNAGAPPHWLVRAIGGHEGRVLAVAVLAALLTAPQFTVALTVLAVAVALLVLAESIRFWVSAHRVGAPAVHDEGEPA, from the coding sequence TTGTCGACCGCCATCCTCACCGGTCAGCCGGTCCCCGGTTCGTCGCTCGAGGGCGATCTGCGCTCCCTCGGGTTCGACGTGCGGACCGCGTCCGGCACCGCCGAGGCCGAGGCCCTGCTCGCCGCGGTGCCGGCGGGGGAACGGGTCGCGGTGGTCGACGCCCGGTTCGTGGGCCATCTGCACGCGCTGCGCCTCGGCCTCACCGACCCCCGCTTCGAGCTCGCCGCGATCCCGGGCGCCGTCACCGCCCGCCCGGCCGGCCGGGCGGCCCTGGCCCGCGCCCTGGCCCGCGAGGACTCCGCGGCCGGCGGCCGGACCGCCGAGACCGCCGGTGACGGCCCGGCGGCCGGCGGCACCACCCTCGTCGACGGCCTCGCCGACCGCATCGCCGGCGCCCTGGACACCGACGGCGCCGACGTGCACCGGCCCGAGCTCGGCCGCCTCGTCGCCACCGTCCCCGGCGACCCGCAGGCCCGCAACGAGGCCCGCCGGGCCGTCGCCGCCGTCGACGACGAGGCCGTCCGCCTGAAGTCGGCGGTCAAGGCCCGCGACGGCTTCTTCACCACCTACTTCATCAGCCCGTACTCCCGCTACATCGCCCGCTGGTGCGCCCGCCGGGGCCTCACCCCCAACCAGGTCACCACCGCCTCGCTGCTCACCGCGCTCATAGCGGCCGGCTGCGCCGCCACCGGAACCCGCGGCGGCTTCGTGGCCGCCGGCGTGCTGCTCATCGCCTCCTTCGTGCTGGACTGCACCGACGGCCAGCTCGCCCGCTACTCCCTGCAGTACTCGACCCTCGGCGCCTGGCTCGACGCCACCTTCGACCGCGCCAAGGAGTACGCCTACTACGCGGGCCTCGCCCTCGGCGCGGCCCGCGGCGGTGACGACGTGTGGGCCCTCGCCCTCGGCGCGATGGTCCTGCAGACCTGCCGGCACGTGGTCGACTTCTCGTTCAACGAGGCCAACCACGACGCCACCGCCAACACCAGCCCCACCGCCGCCCTCTCCGACCGGCTCGACAGCGTCGGCTGGACGGTCTGGGTGCGCCGCATGATCGTCCTGCCGATCGGCGAACGCTGGGCCATGATCGCCGTCCTCACGGCCGTCACCACCCCCCGGATCACCTTCTACGCCCTGCTGGCCGGCTGCGCCCTCGCGGCCACGTACACCACGGCGGGCCGCGTCCTGCGCTCGCTGACCCGCAGGGCCCGCCGCACCGACCGGGCGGCCCGCGCGCTCGCCGACCTCGCCGACTCCGGCCCGCTCGCCGAGGCCCTCGCCGGTCCGCTGGGGGCCCCCGCACGCCGGCTGCCCGGCGTCGCCGCCCCCGCCGTCGCGCTGCTCGGCGGCCTGGCCGTCGTCGCCACGGCCGTGTCCACCGGCTTCGGCGGCCCGTGGACGGCCGTCGCCGCCTGCGCCTACGTCCTGACCTCAGCCCTGGCCGTCGCCCGCCCCCTCAAGGGCGCCCTCGACTGGCTCGTCCCCCCCTTCCTGCGCGCCGCCGAGTACGGCACCGTCCTGGCACTGGCGGCCGACGCGGACGTGAACGGAGCGCTTCCCGCGGCCTACGGGCTGGTGTCCGCGGTCGCCTACCATCACTACGACACGGTCTACCGCATCCGCGGCAACGCCGGCGCGCCCCCGCACTGGCTGGTGCGGGCGATCGGGGGGCACGAGGGCCGCGTCCTGGCGGTCGCCGTCCTGGCGGCCCTGCTCACCGCCCCGCAGTTCACGGTCGCGCTCACGGTGCTCGCCGTGGCCGTGGCCCTGCTGGTGCTCGCCGAGAGCATCCGCTTCTGGGTGTCCGCCCACCGGGTCGGGGCACCTGCCGTACACGATGAAGGAGAACCCGCATGA
- a CDS encoding phosphocholine cytidylyltransferase family protein: protein MIGLVLAAGAGRRLRPYTDSLPKALVPVGPAGIDGEPTVLDLTLGNFAEIGLTEAAIIVGYRKEAVYERKAALEKKYGLRLTLIDNDKAEEWNNAYSLWCGRGALADGVILANGDTVHPVSVEKTLLAARGDGRRIILALDTVKPLADEEMKVVVDPDRGMTKITKLMDPAEATGEYIGVTLIEGDAAPELADALRTVWETDPQQFYEHGYQELVNRGFRIDVAPIGDVKWVEIDNHDDLARGREIACQY, encoded by the coding sequence ATGATCGGCCTCGTGCTGGCGGCCGGCGCCGGACGGCGTCTTCGCCCCTACACCGACAGCCTTCCCAAGGCGCTGGTGCCGGTGGGGCCCGCGGGCATAGACGGCGAACCGACGGTTCTCGACCTCACCCTCGGCAACTTCGCCGAGATCGGCCTGACCGAGGCCGCGATCATCGTCGGCTACCGCAAGGAGGCCGTGTACGAGCGCAAGGCGGCCCTGGAGAAGAAGTACGGTCTCCGGCTCACCCTCATCGACAACGACAAGGCCGAGGAGTGGAACAACGCCTACTCCCTGTGGTGCGGCCGTGGCGCCCTCGCGGACGGCGTGATCCTCGCCAACGGCGACACCGTCCACCCGGTCTCCGTCGAGAAGACGCTGCTCGCCGCCCGCGGTGACGGCAGGAGGATCATCCTCGCCCTCGACACCGTGAAGCCGCTGGCGGACGAGGAGATGAAGGTCGTCGTCGACCCCGACAGGGGCATGACGAAGATCACCAAGCTGATGGACCCCGCCGAGGCCACCGGCGAGTACATCGGCGTCACCCTCATCGAGGGCGACGCGGCCCCCGAGCTCGCCGACGCGCTGAGGACGGTCTGGGAGACCGACCCGCAGCAGTTCTACGAGCACGGCTACCAGGAGCTCGTGAACCGAGGCTTCCGGATCGACGTGGCGCCGATCGGCGACGTCAAGTGGGTGGAGATCGACAACCACGACGACCTCGCCCGCGGACGGGAGATCGCGTGCCAGTACTGA
- a CDS encoding iron-containing alcohol dehydrogenase family protein, giving the protein MPVLTRLIPSPLVVDIRPGALDDLGCVLADERISHSGRLAIAVSGGSGARLRERIAPSLPGATWYEVGGGTIDDAVRLAGAIKAGHYDAVVGLGGGKIIDCAKFAAARVGLPLVAVATNLAHDGLCSPVATLDNDAGRGSYGVPNPIAVVIDLNVIREAPIRFVRSGIGDAISNISAVADWELAHRVKGEKVDGLAAAMARQAGEAVLRHPGGVGDDAFLQVLAEALVLTGIAMSVSGDSRPSSGACHEINHAFDLLFPRRAAAHGEQCGLGAAFAMYLRGAHEESAYMAEVLRRHGLPVLPQEIGFTPDEFVRAVEFAPETRPGRYTILEHLDLKTEQIKDVYADYVKAIGS; this is encoded by the coding sequence GTGCCAGTACTGACCCGGCTCATCCCCTCCCCGCTCGTCGTCGACATCCGCCCCGGCGCCCTCGACGACCTGGGCTGCGTCCTCGCCGACGAGCGCATCTCGCACTCCGGCAGGCTGGCCATCGCGGTCAGCGGCGGATCGGGCGCCCGCCTGCGCGAGCGCATCGCACCGAGTCTGCCCGGCGCCACCTGGTACGAGGTCGGCGGCGGCACCATCGACGACGCGGTCCGGCTGGCGGGCGCCATAAAGGCCGGCCACTACGACGCGGTCGTCGGCCTCGGCGGCGGCAAGATCATCGACTGCGCCAAGTTCGCGGCGGCCCGCGTCGGCCTCCCGCTGGTCGCGGTCGCCACCAACCTCGCGCACGACGGCCTGTGCTCGCCGGTCGCCACGCTCGACAACGACGCGGGCCGCGGCTCGTACGGTGTGCCGAACCCGATCGCGGTCGTCATCGACCTGAACGTGATCCGTGAGGCACCCATCCGTTTCGTGCGCTCCGGCATCGGCGACGCCATCTCCAACATCTCCGCGGTCGCCGACTGGGAGCTCGCCCACCGGGTCAAGGGCGAGAAGGTCGACGGCCTCGCCGCGGCCATGGCCCGGCAGGCGGGCGAGGCGGTGCTGCGGCACCCGGGCGGTGTCGGCGACGACGCCTTCCTGCAGGTCCTGGCCGAGGCACTGGTCCTCACCGGCATCGCCATGTCGGTCTCCGGCGACTCGCGGCCGTCCTCCGGGGCCTGCCACGAGATCAACCACGCCTTCGACCTGCTCTTCCCCAGACGCGCCGCCGCCCACGGCGAGCAGTGCGGACTGGGCGCGGCCTTCGCGATGTACCTGCGGGGGGCGCACGAGGAGTCCGCGTACATGGCCGAGGTACTGCGCCGGCACGGGCTGCCGGTGCTGCCTCAGGAGATCGGATTCACGCCGGACGAGTTCGTCCGGGCCGTCGAGTTCGCCCCGGAGACCCGGCCCGGCCGCTACACGATCCTCGAGCATCTCGACCTGAAGACCGAACAGATCAAGGACGTCTACGCCGACTATGTCAAGGCCATCGGTAGCTGA
- a CDS encoding CDP-alcohol phosphatidyltransferase family protein, translating into MSRPSVAELRPVVHPPGVKDRRSGEHWMGRLYMREVSLRVDRYLVNTRVTPNQLTYLMTVFGVLAAPALLVPGITGAVLGVVMVQLYLLLDCVDGEIARWKKQYSLGGVYLDRVGAYLCDAAVLVGLGLRAADLWGTGRVDWLWAFLGTLAALGAILVKAETDLVGVARHQGGLPPVKEAASEPRSSGMALARRAAAALKFHRLILGIEASLLILVLAIADAVRDDLFFTRLGTAVLAGIALLQTLLHLVSILASSRLK; encoded by the coding sequence ATGTCAAGGCCATCGGTAGCTGAACTCCGTCCGGTCGTGCACCCCCCGGGGGTCAAGGACCGGCGAAGCGGTGAGCACTGGATGGGCCGCCTCTACATGCGAGAGGTGTCCCTGCGGGTGGACCGCTACCTGGTGAACACCAGGGTCACGCCCAACCAGCTCACGTACCTGATGACCGTCTTCGGCGTCCTCGCGGCCCCGGCGCTGCTGGTGCCGGGGATCACGGGGGCCGTCCTCGGCGTGGTCATGGTCCAGCTGTACCTCCTGCTGGACTGCGTCGACGGCGAGATCGCGCGCTGGAAGAAGCAGTACTCGCTCGGCGGCGTCTACCTCGACCGGGTCGGCGCCTACCTGTGCGACGCCGCCGTCCTGGTCGGGCTGGGCCTGCGCGCCGCCGACCTGTGGGGCACCGGGCGCGTCGACTGGCTCTGGGCCTTCCTCGGCACCCTGGCCGCGCTCGGCGCGATCCTGGTCAAGGCCGAGACCGACCTCGTCGGCGTCGCCCGCCACCAGGGCGGCCTGCCGCCCGTCAAGGAGGCCGCGTCCGAGCCGCGCTCCTCCGGCATGGCGCTGGCCCGCCGGGCGGCCGCCGCGCTCAAGTTCCACCGGCTGATCCTCGGCATCGAGGCGTCCCTGCTGATCCTGGTCCTCGCGATCGCGGACGCGGTCCGCGACGACCTGTTCTTCACCCGGCTCGGCACCGCCGTCCTCGCCGGCATCGCCCTGCTGCAGACCCTGCTGCACCTGGTGTCCATCCTCGCCTCCAGCAGGCTGAAGTGA
- a CDS encoding glycosyltransferase, translated as MKVGAVIITMGNRPDELRALLDSVAKQDGDPVEVVVVGNGSPVPDVPEGVRTIELPENLGIPGGRNVGIEAFGPGGRDVDVLLFLDDDGLLAHHDTAELCREAFAADPRLGIISFRIADPETGVTQRRHVPRLRASDPMRSSRVTTFLGGANAVRTRVFAEVGGLPDEFFYAHEETDLAWRALDAGWMIDYRSDMVLYHPTTAPSRHAVYHRMVARNRVWLARRNLPALLVPVYLGVWMLLTLLRRPSRPALKAWFGGFREGWATSCGSRRPMKWRTVWRLTRLGRPPVI; from the coding sequence ATGAAGGTCGGTGCGGTGATCATCACCATGGGCAACCGCCCCGACGAGCTGCGCGCCCTGCTCGACTCGGTCGCCAAGCAGGACGGCGACCCGGTCGAGGTCGTCGTGGTCGGCAACGGCTCGCCCGTCCCGGACGTCCCCGAAGGCGTGCGGACGATCGAGCTGCCGGAGAACCTCGGCATCCCCGGCGGCCGCAACGTCGGCATCGAGGCCTTCGGCCCCGGCGGCCGGGACGTCGACGTCCTGCTGTTCCTCGACGACGACGGACTGCTGGCGCACCACGACACCGCCGAGCTGTGCCGCGAGGCCTTCGCGGCCGATCCGAGGCTCGGCATCATCAGCTTCCGCATAGCCGACCCGGAGACCGGCGTCACCCAGCGCCGTCACGTACCCCGGCTGCGCGCCTCCGACCCGATGCGCTCCTCCCGCGTGACCACCTTCCTCGGCGGCGCCAACGCCGTGCGCACCCGGGTCTTCGCCGAGGTCGGCGGACTGCCGGACGAGTTCTTCTACGCCCACGAGGAGACCGACCTGGCCTGGCGGGCGCTCGACGCGGGCTGGATGATCGACTACCGGTCCGACATGGTGCTGTACCACCCGACCACCGCCCCCTCGCGGCACGCGGTCTACCACCGCATGGTCGCCCGCAACCGCGTCTGGCTGGCCCGCCGCAACCTCCCCGCGCTCCTGGTCCCGGTCTACCTGGGCGTCTGGATGCTCCTCACTCTCCTGCGCCGCCCCTCGCGTCCCGCCCTGAAGGCGTGGTTCGGCGGATTCCGGGAGGGCTGGGCCACCTCCTGCGGATCCCGCCGGCCCATGAAGTGGCGTACGGTGTGGCGGCTGACCCGACTGGGCCGGCCCCCCGTCATCTGA
- a CDS encoding ABC transporter permease: MSETTHDGTVAVSAPVPPDEGLTAERLAAKYGLSVSGARPSLAEYVRQLWGRRHFIVAFSQAKLTAQYSQAKLGQLWQVATPLLNAAVYFFIFGLLLGANRGIPGDVYVPFLVTGVFVFTFTQSSVLAGVRAISGNLGLVRALHFPRASLPVSFALQQLQQLLFSMLVLVVVVLAFGSPPALSWLLVVPALLLQFVFNTGLALIFARMGSRTPDLAQLMPFVLRTWMYASGVMFSIPAMLADKDVPGWLADVLQWNPAAVYMDLVRFAMIDDYGSSYLPPHVWAFAAGWAVLAGTVGFVYFWKAEERYGRG, from the coding sequence GTGAGTGAGACAACGCACGACGGCACGGTCGCGGTGAGCGCGCCCGTGCCGCCCGACGAGGGCCTCACGGCGGAACGGCTCGCCGCCAAGTACGGGCTGTCCGTCAGCGGTGCCCGGCCGTCGCTGGCCGAGTACGTCCGTCAGCTGTGGGGGCGGCGGCACTTCATCGTCGCCTTCTCGCAGGCGAAGCTGACCGCCCAGTACAGCCAGGCCAAGCTCGGGCAGCTGTGGCAGGTGGCGACGCCGCTGCTGAACGCGGCCGTGTACTTCTTCATCTTCGGTCTGCTGCTGGGCGCCAACCGGGGCATCCCGGGCGACGTCTACGTGCCGTTCCTGGTGACGGGCGTGTTCGTGTTCACCTTCACGCAGAGCTCGGTCCTGGCCGGGGTGCGGGCGATCTCCGGGAACCTGGGGCTGGTGCGGGCGCTGCACTTCCCGCGGGCCTCGCTGCCGGTCTCCTTCGCGCTGCAGCAGCTGCAGCAGCTGCTGTTCTCGATGCTGGTGCTGGTCGTGGTGGTGCTGGCGTTCGGCAGTCCGCCGGCCCTGTCGTGGCTGCTGGTGGTGCCCGCGCTGCTGCTGCAGTTCGTGTTCAACACCGGGCTGGCGCTGATCTTCGCGCGGATGGGCAGCCGGACGCCGGACCTGGCGCAGCTGATGCCGTTCGTGCTGCGCACCTGGATGTACGCCTCGGGCGTGATGTTCAGCATCCCGGCGATGCTCGCGGACAAGGACGTGCCCGGCTGGCTGGCGGACGTGCTGCAGTGGAACCCGGCCGCGGTCTACATGGACCTGGTCCGGTTCGCGATGATCGACGACTACGGCTCCTCGTACCTGCCCCCGCACGTGTGGGCGTTCGCGGCGGGCTGGGCGGTACTGGCCGGCACGGTCGGCTTCGTCTACTTCTGGAAGGCTGAGGAGAGGTACGGCCGTGGCTGA